One segment of Saprospiraceae bacterium DNA contains the following:
- a CDS encoding adenylate/guanylate cyclase domain-containing protein encodes MNKIFSRHFGFQHLTPEEIEHRTLALTIIVLITLLDFTYNLAFYLFGGRFTWWTTFSYFFISTVNLWVFKKRGNFRRFRNIQIVLTIMLPLVAQITHGGFTGGSGVVLAAFLAPLGTLMFAQIKTARRTFFAYLFALLVAGVWEYIARPDPNNLPPEVHLLFFEFNFAFTAAVAYFLMEGFLKNKAALIKLVKDEHEMADRLLLNIFPEETARELMEKGSVSAKSYPAATVMFTDFVGFSAFARTLSAEALVEQIDFYFSAFDEIITRHGLEKIKTIGDSYMCAGGIPTPRPDHAAAVLKAALEIRQFVVEQREEKLAQFGYPFDIRIGIHTGPVMAGVVGSSKIAYDIWGETVNIAARMEQTCEPDKINISEATYHHVKDAFECIYRGRFPAKHVGEIEMYFVGTTI; translated from the coding sequence AATAAGATTTTTAGCCGCCACTTTGGGTTTCAGCACCTTACGCCCGAAGAAATCGAACATCGCACGCTTGCGCTGACGATTATTGTGCTTATCACGTTGCTGGATTTTACCTACAATCTGGCTTTCTACCTATTCGGTGGCCGCTTCACTTGGTGGACGACGTTTTCCTACTTTTTCATCAGCACGGTGAATCTTTGGGTGTTCAAGAAGCGTGGCAATTTTCGTCGTTTTCGCAACATACAGATTGTGCTGACCATCATGTTGCCGCTTGTGGCCCAAATCACGCACGGGGGCTTCACTGGTGGCAGCGGCGTGGTATTGGCGGCATTTCTCGCGCCGCTCGGCACACTGATGTTTGCTCAAATCAAGACGGCGCGGCGCACTTTTTTTGCTTACCTTTTTGCCTTGTTGGTAGCTGGCGTGTGGGAATACATCGCCCGCCCTGACCCCAACAACTTGCCGCCAGAGGTGCATCTGTTGTTTTTCGAGTTCAATTTTGCCTTCACCGCCGCCGTTGCTTATTTTCTCATGGAAGGTTTTTTGAAGAATAAAGCGGCTTTAATCAAACTCGTCAAGGACGAGCACGAGATGGCTGACCGATTGTTGCTCAACATTTTCCCGGAAGAGACAGCAAGGGAACTCATGGAGAAAGGCTCGGTGTCGGCCAAAAGTTACCCCGCAGCCACGGTCATGTTTACTGATTTTGTAGGCTTCTCCGCTTTTGCCCGCACCCTTAGTGCCGAGGCTTTGGTGGAGCAAATTGACTTTTACTTCAGTGCCTTCGACGAAATCATCACCCGACATGGTTTGGAAAAAATAAAGACCATTGGCGACAGCTATATGTGCGCGGGCGGCATCCCTACGCCCCGCCCCGACCACGCCGCCGCGGTGTTGAAAGCCGCGCTGGAGATTCGCCAGTTCGTCGTAGAGCAACGTGAGGAAAAATTGGCACAATTCGGCTACCCTTTCGACATTCGCATCGGCATCCACACTGGCCCGGTGATGGCGGGCGTGGTGGGAAGCAGCAAAATTGCCTACGACATCTGGGGCGAGACGGTCAACATCGCCGCCCGCATGGAACAAACCTGCGAGCCGGACAAAATCAACATCTCGGAAGCCACCTACCACCATGTGAAAGATGCGTTTGAGTGCATTTACCGGGGGCGTTTCCCAGCCAAGCACGTCGGGGAAATCGAGATGTATTTTGTGGGAACCACTATCTGA
- a CDS encoding amidohydrolase yields the protein MKIWIATLAALLLAEILFSQPQLKKQADQLADQLEAKLIEWRRDFHQYPELSNHEFRTAEKVAAHLRDLGLEVRTGIAHTGVVGVLKGGKPGPIIGLRADMDALPVVERVDLPFKSLAKSAYNGEEVGVMHACGHDTHVAIMMAVAEILTAMKNDLAGTVVFVFQPAEEGPPEGEEGGAPLMIKEGVLDHPKIEAMFGLHINSQTEVGKIGYRSGGIMAASDWFYVTVHGKQSHGSQPWSGVDPIVVSAEIIQGLQTIVSRQIDLTEQPAVVTVGKITSGVRANIIPELAEMVGTIRTLDTAMQRLIHHKIKLTAEKIAESAGARAEVRIENKTPITFNDPALTTRMLPSLREAAGVEKVVEIKARTGAEDFGFFAQKVPSLYFFLGGMPIGQKKEEAAAHHTPDFYIDESGLKLGVRAFCYLVLDYFDYFGKK from the coding sequence ATGAAAATCTGGATTGCCACACTTGCCGCTCTATTGCTCGCAGAAATACTTTTCTCCCAGCCGCAACTCAAAAAACAAGCCGACCAACTGGCCGACCAACTGGAGGCAAAACTCATTGAGTGGCGCCGCGACTTTCACCAATACCCCGAACTGTCGAACCACGAATTCAGAACCGCCGAAAAAGTCGCTGCCCACCTGCGAGATCTGGGCTTGGAGGTGCGCACGGGCATTGCCCACACGGGTGTGGTGGGCGTGTTGAAAGGCGGAAAACCCGGCCCCATCATCGGCCTGCGTGCCGACATGGATGCACTCCCGGTAGTGGAGCGCGTGGATTTGCCTTTCAAATCGCTCGCAAAATCCGCCTACAATGGCGAGGAGGTGGGCGTGATGCACGCCTGCGGCCACGACACGCATGTGGCCATCATGATGGCGGTAGCCGAAATACTGACTGCCATGAAAAACGACCTTGCCGGCACGGTGGTGTTTGTGTTCCAACCCGCCGAGGAAGGCCCGCCGGAAGGCGAGGAAGGCGGCGCCCCGCTCATGATAAAGGAAGGGGTGCTCGACCATCCGAAAATCGAAGCCATGTTTGGCCTGCACATCAACTCGCAGACGGAAGTGGGCAAAATCGGCTATCGTTCCGGCGGCATCATGGCGGCCTCCGATTGGTTTTACGTCACTGTTCACGGCAAACAATCGCACGGCTCACAGCCGTGGAGCGGCGTGGACCCTATCGTCGTTTCGGCAGAAATCATACAAGGGTTGCAGACCATCGTGAGCCGTCAAATAGATTTGACCGAGCAGCCGGCGGTGGTCACGGTCGGCAAAATCACAAGCGGCGTGCGGGCCAACATCATTCCCGAATTGGCCGAGATGGTGGGCACCATCCGCACGCTCGACACCGCCATGCAACGCCTCATTCATCACAAAATAAAATTGACCGCCGAAAAAATAGCCGAAAGCGCAGGCGCACGAGCCGAAGTCCGCATCGAAAACAAAACGCCCATCACCTTCAACGACCCCGCCCTGACAACCAGAATGCTGCCCTCCCTCCGCGAAGCAGCAGGCGTGGAAAAAGTGGTGGAGATAAAAGCCCGCACGGGCGCGGAAGACTTTGGATTTTTCGCGCAGAAAGTGCCGTCGCTCTACTTTTTCCTCGGCGGCATGCCCATCGGCCAAAAGAAAGAAGAGGCCGCCGCCCATCACACACCCGATTTTTACATTGACGAAAGCGGGCTAAAACTCGGCGTGCGTGCCTTTTGCTACCTCGTGCTTGATTATTTTGATTATTTTGGGAAAAAATGA
- a CDS encoding DNA polymerase/3'-5' exonuclease PolX yields MTNKQIANAFDELANLMELHEEDDFRIRSYRNAYLNLRKLDRPLAEMSDAEIKAIKGVGPAIAGKIRELVTNGQMATLEKYREKTPPGVMEMLEVNGFGPKKVRVVWQEMGIETVGELWYACNENRLIEYKGFGLKTQEDLKNKLEYFLKSRDKIHLDAAEEEADFIGAWLVGKLPGARVAPVGELRRRCPVIEKLEILVGYAGDLSPALDGATLTLEHQKDTTWQVRLENNTSAFIHRCEPSEFGSKMFKHTGSPAFVETFAKAHPGIDFKNLEHEEQVFEKAGQPYVAPELRETTLPPSPAKGRHEELIEDHDLKGILHVHTTWSDGLHSLREMCEHVRSLGYAYIGITDHSQAAFYANGLKPDRVLAQWEEIDRLNEELAPFHIFKGIESDILNDGSLDYEEDVLRRFDFVIASVHSNLKMSKEKATSRILRAIENPHTTILGHPTGRLLLSREGYPLDWEKVFEACARHHVAIELNANPYRLDLDWTLIPEAVGHGIPISINPDAHSKDGVHDVRYGVMVARKGALTAAHCLNALDAAGFEQKIRR; encoded by the coding sequence ATGACAAACAAACAAATCGCCAACGCCTTCGACGAACTCGCCAACCTCATGGAACTCCATGAGGAAGACGACTTTCGCATCCGCTCTTACCGCAACGCCTACCTGAACCTGCGCAAACTCGACCGCCCGCTCGCCGAAATGTCGGATGCCGAAATCAAAGCAATCAAGGGAGTTGGCCCGGCCATCGCCGGGAAAATCCGCGAGCTGGTGACAAACGGCCAGATGGCGACGTTGGAAAAATATCGGGAAAAAACCCCGCCCGGCGTGATGGAAATGCTGGAAGTCAATGGCTTTGGCCCCAAAAAAGTGCGCGTCGTGTGGCAAGAAATGGGCATCGAGACCGTCGGGGAACTGTGGTATGCCTGCAACGAAAACCGCCTCATCGAGTACAAGGGTTTTGGCCTGAAAACGCAGGAAGACCTCAAAAACAAGCTTGAATACTTCCTCAAAAGCCGCGACAAAATCCATCTGGACGCTGCCGAGGAGGAAGCCGATTTTATCGGCGCGTGGCTCGTCGGCAAGCTGCCCGGTGCCCGCGTGGCCCCCGTCGGCGAGTTGCGCCGTCGCTGCCCAGTCATCGAAAAACTGGAAATATTGGTTGGCTATGCCGGCGACCTCTCTCCCGCGCTGGATGGGGCCACCTTGACACTGGAACATCAAAAAGACACCACTTGGCAAGTGCGTCTGGAAAACAACACAAGCGCCTTTATCCACCGATGCGAGCCTTCCGAATTTGGCTCCAAAATGTTCAAGCACACAGGCAGCCCCGCTTTTGTGGAGACGTTCGCAAAGGCGCATCCCGGCATTGACTTCAAAAATCTGGAACACGAGGAACAGGTGTTTGAAAAAGCCGGACAACCCTACGTCGCTCCAGAGTTGCGCGAGACCACCCTACCCCCCTCCCCTGCCAAAGGACGCCATGAGGAATTGATCGAAGACCACGACCTCAAAGGCATCCTCCACGTCCACACCACTTGGAGCGACGGGCTGCACAGCCTGCGCGAGATGTGCGAACACGTTCGCTCACTCGGCTATGCCTACATCGGCATCACCGACCACAGCCAAGCAGCGTTTTATGCCAATGGGCTGAAGCCCGACAGGGTGTTGGCGCAGTGGGAGGAGATTGACAGACTGAATGAGGAACTCGCCCCCTTCCACATTTTCAAAGGCATCGAAAGCGACATCCTGAACGACGGCTCCTTGGACTACGAGGAAGATGTTTTGAGGCGATTTGATTTCGTCATCGCATCGGTGCACTCCAACCTGAAAATGAGCAAGGAAAAAGCCACATCTCGCATCTTGCGTGCTATTGAAAACCCTCACACCACCATCCTCGGCCACCCGACCGGGCGATTGCTGCTGAGCCGCGAAGGCTACCCGCTCGACTGGGAAAAAGTGTTTGAGGCTTGCGCCCGCCACCACGTCGCCATAGAACTAAACGCCAACCCCTACCGCCTCGACCTCGACTGGACGCTTATCCCGGAGGCTGTGGGGCACGGCATCCCTATCAGCATCAACCCCGACGCGCACAGCAAAGACGGGGTGCATGATGTCCGCTACGGGGTGATGGTGGCACGCAAAGGAGCGTTGACGGCAGCCCATTGCCTGAACGCGCTGGATGCCGCGGGCTTTGAGCAAAAAATCCGGCGATAG